The following proteins are co-located in the Mesorhizobium australicum WSM2073 genome:
- a CDS encoding carbohydrate ABC transporter permease, protein MPRRSSLPVTFVVPTLVILLILSMVPTLYAIIIALQNRELSSTAYSWVWFSNFLDLFSDRRFLNAVWVSVKWEVVTVVATMVVAIGLGVLMFEAASPRLRNLYCLLFIIPVLLPRVSAAFVWKFAYHPLYGIATYPYRLLTGGLIFDPLSKPSTALFAVASVDVWQWGLFFAVIVLKLLETLPPQPIEAARLDHARRWQIHAYVTLPMLKAPLISLMFVKMIESLRSFDLIYVMTRGGPGVATETLDMYAFSQGFIESGKVSYASAMAVLMMIATVITFTMLWKRVQA, encoded by the coding sequence ATGCCTCGACGTTCATCCCTGCCGGTCACCTTTGTCGTGCCGACGCTGGTCATTCTGCTGATCCTGTCGATGGTGCCGACGCTTTACGCGATCATCATCGCCCTGCAGAACCGCGAGCTGAGCTCGACGGCCTATTCCTGGGTCTGGTTCTCGAACTTTTTGGATCTATTCTCCGACCGCCGCTTCCTCAACGCCGTCTGGGTGTCAGTGAAGTGGGAGGTGGTCACCGTCGTGGCAACGATGGTGGTGGCGATCGGGCTCGGCGTGCTGATGTTCGAGGCCGCCTCGCCGCGCCTGCGCAATCTCTACTGCCTGCTGTTCATCATCCCGGTGCTGCTGCCGCGCGTCTCGGCGGCCTTCGTCTGGAAGTTCGCCTATCATCCACTCTACGGCATCGCCACCTACCCCTACCGGCTGCTCACCGGCGGGCTGATCTTTGATCCGCTGTCCAAGCCTTCGACGGCGCTGTTCGCCGTCGCCTCGGTCGATGTCTGGCAGTGGGGCCTATTCTTCGCCGTCATCGTGCTCAAGCTGCTGGAGACGTTGCCGCCGCAGCCGATCGAGGCGGCCCGACTCGACCACGCCCGGCGCTGGCAGATCCACGCCTACGTCACCTTGCCGATGCTGAAGGCGCCGCTGATCAGCCTGATGTTCGTCAAGATGATCGAGTCGCTGCGCTCCTTCGACCTGATCTATGTGATGACCCGCGGCGGGCCGGGCGTGGCAACCGAAACGCTCGACATGTACGCCTTCTCGCAAGGCTTCATCGAGTCCGGCAAGGTCTCCTACGCCTCGGCGATGGCCGTGCTGATGATGATCGCCACCGTCATCACCTTCACGATGCTGTGGAAGCGGGTGCAGGCATGA
- a CDS encoding carbohydrate ABC transporter permease gives MRPGRIIAKAVLAFAGFLAVFPLLWTALNSLKNSVDIITRVPRLVFTPTLANISYILGRDSVITGLYNSVIACGSAVLIGVVLGLPAAYAVARYPNRWAGDIQFFVLSLRFLPPVAVAIPLMVIWLQLGLYDTLPALIVTYSLLTISVIMWLAIPAFQAVPKEVEEAAFVDGYGAYAVFWRIALPVAARSLIGAIAFSFVLVWNEFLIALMLSSSNAKTLPIVASELSQQGMNVPWGILNASVVLLSLPPLLFLGVLSGFLNSVFRQKKT, from the coding sequence ATGAGGCCCGGCCGCATCATCGCCAAGGCCGTCCTGGCCTTCGCCGGCTTCCTCGCGGTATTCCCGCTGCTGTGGACGGCGCTCAATTCGCTGAAGAACAGCGTCGACATCATCACCCGCGTTCCCCGCCTCGTGTTCACGCCGACGCTTGCCAATATCAGCTATATCCTTGGCCGCGACAGCGTCATCACCGGCCTCTACAATTCGGTCATCGCCTGCGGCTCGGCCGTGCTGATCGGCGTCGTGCTTGGCCTGCCCGCGGCCTACGCGGTGGCGCGCTATCCCAACCGCTGGGCCGGCGACATCCAGTTCTTCGTGCTGTCGCTGCGTTTCCTGCCGCCGGTGGCGGTGGCGATCCCGCTGATGGTGATCTGGTTGCAACTCGGCCTCTACGACACTTTGCCGGCTTTGATCGTCACCTACTCCCTGCTGACCATCTCGGTGATCATGTGGCTGGCCATTCCAGCCTTCCAGGCCGTGCCGAAGGAAGTCGAGGAAGCCGCCTTCGTTGACGGTTACGGCGCTTACGCGGTGTTCTGGCGGATCGCGCTGCCCGTGGCTGCCCGTTCGCTGATCGGCGCGATTGCCTTCAGCTTCGTGCTGGTCTGGAACGAGTTCCTGATCGCGCTGATGCTGTCGAGTTCCAATGCCAAGACCTTGCCGATCGTCGCCTCCGAACTCTCCCAGCAAGGCATGAATGTGCCGTGGGGGATTTTGAACGCCTCGGTCGTGCTCCTGTCGCTGCCGCCGCTGCTTTTCCTCGGCGTGCTCAGCGGTTTCCTGAATTCCGTTTTCCGGCAAAAAAAGACTTGA